In Euphorbia lathyris chromosome 10, ddEupLath1.1, whole genome shotgun sequence, a single genomic region encodes these proteins:
- the LOC136208615 gene encoding monodehydroascorbate reductase produces MAEKSFKYVIVGGGVAAGYAAREFDRQGVKPGELAIISKEAVAPYERPALSKAYLYPEGTARLPGFHVCVGSGGDRLLPEWYTEKGIELILSTEIVKADLGSKNLISAAGDTYRFQVLIIATGSTVIRLTDFGVQGADSKNIFYLREISDADKLVEVIKAKQNGKAVIVGGGYIGLELSAAMKINNIDVTMVYPEPWCMPRLFTAGIASFYEGYYAHKGIKIIKGTVAVGFTADSNGEVKEVKLKDGRVLEADIVVVGVGGRPLTTIFKGQMVEEKGGIKTDAFFKTSLPDVYAVGDVATFPMKMYNDLRRVEHVDHARKSAEQAVKAIKASEEGKTIDEYDYLPYFYSRAFDLSWQFYGDNVGESVLFGDTDPNTTKAKFGSYWVKNGKVIGAFLEGGSPDENKALAKIAKVQPAVESLDQLSKDGISFACKI; encoded by the exons ATGGCAGAGAAAAGTTTCAAATACGTTATCGTCGGTGGTGGTGTCGCAGCT GGATATGCAGCTAGGGAGTTTGACAGGCAGGGTGTGAAGCCAGGGGAATTGGCAATTATCTCCAAGGAGGCG GTGGCTCCATATGAACGTCCTGCACTTAGCAAGGCATATCTTTACCCTGAAG GAACTGCAAGGCTTCCAGGATTTCATGTCTGCGTTGGAAGTGGAGGAGACAGACTACTTCCTGAGTGGTACACAGAAAAAG GAATTGAGTTGATCCTTAGCACAGAAATAGTTAAAGCAGACCTTGGAAGTAAGAATCTCATAAGCGCAGCTGGAGACACCTACAGATTCCAAGTTTTGATTATTGCAACTGGTTCCACA GTTATTAGATTAACAGATTTTGGTGTTCAAGGAGCTGATTCCAAAAATATCTTCTACTTAAGAGAAATTAGTGATGCAGATAAGCTCGTAGAAGTAATAAAAGCAAAGCAGAATGGAAAAGCTGTCATTGTAGGAGGAGGATACATCGGTCTTGAACTCAGTGCAGCTATGAAAATTAACAATATTGATGTTACTATGGTTTATCCTGAACCTTGGTGCA TGCCTCGACTTTTTACTGCTGGTATAGCTTCTTTCTATGAGGGTTATTATGCCCATAAGGGAATCAAGATTATCAAGGGAACAGTCGCTGTGGGGTTTACTGCTGATTCAAATGGAGAG GTAAAGGAAGTGAAACTTAAGGACGGTAGGGTGTTGGAAGCTGATATCGTTGTTGTTGGTGTTGGTGGAAGGCCACTTACAACAATATTTAAAGGCCAAATGGTAGAGGAGAAAGGTGGAATCAAG ACTGATGCATTCTTCAAAACAAGTCTTCCTGATGTGTATGCTGTTGGTGATGTTGCTACTTTTCCTATGAAAATGTACAACGATTTGAGAAGAGTTGAACACGTTGACCATGCCCGGAAATCAGCTGAGCAGGCTGTGAAG GCCATCAAAGCGAGTGAAGAGGGGAAGACAATAGATGAATATGATTACCTTCCATATTTCTACTCTCGCGCCTTCGATCTATCCTGGCAATTCTATGGTGACAATGTGGGTGAAAGTGTGCTGTTTGGAGACACTGATCCAAATACAACTAAAGCAAAGTTTGGATCATACTGGGTCAAAAATGGAAAGGTTATTGGT